The Pseudopipra pipra isolate bDixPip1 chromosome 4, bDixPip1.hap1, whole genome shotgun sequence DNA segment TTATATCTCCTGATGACTGGAAATCATTTTCTCATGGCATTGTTATGCCTGTTTTTTAAAACGTTTATTTACACCAAAATATCTATGAGGCTAGAGTTGGGAAAACTAAAGTTTGTTCAGTTGTGAAAAGCAGAAGATATTTGCAGTGTGACTTTAGTAGTGATATGTCTGAATATAAAAtaatctgctttttcttttccctctttcagcGAAGTTTCTGCTTGAGAAATACACATTCactcagcaaaacaaaaacaacttttaaaGGTTGTTCTCGGTGGAAATCACTCTATGCCCAATTACCTGCTTGAGTGAAACCCAGACTAAGAACTTCTGTCATGGCAGCTTTTCTGCTGGGAGCTGTGTTGCTTATTGTTCAGCCTCAGATAGTGCCTTCCAGACCAGCTATAAATTCAAATGCTGAGACTTCTTCTCAGTCTGTTCAGAGAgagcttttaaagaaaacatctcAGAAAAATGACTTGAAGGAAAACATTCATTCTAATGGATCATGTCAACAGCTGCCACAGACTATTATTATTGGAGTGAGAAAAGGTGGAACAAGAGCTTTGTTAGAGATGTTGAGTCTCCATCCAGATATTGCAGCAGCAGAAAGTGAAGTTCACTTCTTTGACTGGGAAGATCATTACAGAAATGGATTGCAGTGGTATATTAATCAAATGCCATTCTCTTATCCCCATCAGATCACCGTGGAAAAAACTCCAGCATATTTCACATCACCTAAAGTGCCTGAAAGAGTTTATAACATGAACCAGTCAATGAGACTACTCCTTATTTTAAGAGACCCAAGTGAAAGAGTACTATCAGATTACACCCAAGTGTTCTACAATCACATGCAGAAGCACAAGCCGTATCCATCCATCGAACAATTCCTGATTAAAGATGGTGAACTCAATGTGGACTACAAGGCAATAAACAGAAGCTTGTACTACATTCACATGCAGAACTGGCTGAAGTATTTTCCTCTTGATCATATCCACATTGTAGATGGGGATAAATTGATCAAAGATCCCTTCCCAGAAATAGAAAAGGTAGAAAGATTTTTGAAGTTATCACCACAGATAAATGCTTCAAACTTTTATTTCAATAAAACTAAAGGCTTCTACTGCCTAAGGGACAGTGGTAGAGAGCGCTGTTTACATGAGTCAAAAGGACGAGCACACCCACAAGTAGATACCCGGTTACTCGAGAAACTGCATGAATATTTCCATGAACCCAACAAGAAATTTTTTGAGCTTGTGGGCAGGACATTTGACTGGCACTCATTTGTGGCGAGTTAGTGGTAAGCTTCAGAACCTATGTTCCAGTGTACagttagaaaaattaaaaagggcaTTTAAAGTataatttatttgtaaaatCCATAAATACTTCTGTACAGTATTAGATTCACAATTGCCATATATACTAGTTATATTTTTCTACTTGTtaaatttgaaaacattttgtatTGTTTTTCATGGTTGTTAACATTGTGTATGATGTGTCTGTATGAAGAAACTAAATTATTTCATTGCAGAAGATGCTCTCTTGAGAATGTGTtgtctttttaataaataagaaattCATTTCAACAGAGCCTTGCTGAATTATTTGAATACTTTGGCCTTCCTGGACTATTCaggatgtttttttcctcttaattgCTAATGAATATGCTAAACtttacatttccatttttcttgctttaacGTGTggtttaataatttattttttgtttgaaaatattgTTGTAGTTAACAAATTGTTCCATCCTgctttataaaattatttcctgatAAATTAGTGGTACTTACGCGTGTTGGGACATGCACACCCAAATGACAATGGAAGTGTCTGTGTAATATGACATGTTAACTGCTATACTTACCTTACCTTCGTATTTACTGTTCTAACAAGTGCTCCTCAAATTCTTTGGCAGTACAGTGCAGATTTCGTGGCACATTTTTAAAGGTTCTGTAGGGACTAGCTCATAAAATCCAATTAGCTGTAGAAATATGGTCAAGCTGAAAACTTCTTACAGTCTCTGAATGTATATATACTTCATAAAGAAGTAGGGTTGAGAGAATTTAAGCAATATAGAGACTTTTTCAAGGCTGCTTAAGACTGTTCCTACATTTTATAGCACATTTATGCTTTGCCATCAGTGAAAATGAACACTCACACCAGAAAAATTAGCTGGTCTACATTTCAGTAAGCATCAATTTAATTCATATAAATATTATCACACTTGAACCCCACTTAAGGCTGTTTTATGTGAGCTGAGAAGTTGTTTCATGCAACTGAAAATTGCCTATGGACTAGTGTTTGTTTAATCTCCTTCCAAGAACCTTTATGCCAAGTCTTGATTAGACATGTGTTGTGGGATTAACCCAAATTTCGGGAACTTTCCTTGTTTTCCATTTGGTAAAAATGGAAGTTAGATATTAGTACATTGGTAAAAATTGAAGCTGTCCTTATCTACAGCGGTTATGATTTCTTGTTAATCATCAATTTCTGGAATAGGAGCTAATCCTATTTCTGCACAAGGCTTCCTACAGTACTTTCATTCTGAGGtcctaattttcattttatgatcTTGAGTTTAGTTGTCAAATGTGCAGTGGCAACACCCAGTAAATTTGATCTTGTAGCTGATTGTTACAATCCTTTGTAAAATTTAAATGTagattcattaatttttttctggtgagCTGGTGCAAACTTGGGCACTATGACAAGGTATAGTCTTGGATGCAAATATCCCATATTACGCCTCTTGCATGAAAATTTGCAGATGCTGCCCCTCTCTTCCCCAATCCTTGTGTACCTGCCCGAGCTGTATTCAACCTCAGAGAGGTTGGTGGTATTTTATAAAGTAGACCTTTGACAAAAGCCTACAATGAAATGGTATTGTactcaataaaatattttctgaattgcatttttcctttctcttttgttcATCATTTTCTAGTTTGGAAGACCAGAATCTGGGATTCAACTCCAGTTTAGTGTCCAGTTGAATGTTACTTAAGAACTCAGCTGTAGATTAGTGGATTGATTGGAAAGTAGTTGTTTGCTCCTGGGCTGTGCCTGAATGGTCCACTGCTGACCCAAAATACACAACAAGGAGAGAAAATTTATAGTGGCAGTAATGTCAAATATTACATGAAGCAGATGCCAAAAATAACACAATTATACTACTATCGTGCTCCTAATAAAGTTTTAGAAAGGAGAAATTCAGGGGATTTTGTATAAGGTGGGgcagtatttttttctacacTTATTATACCATTTTCTTCATAATGTGATCTCTGCAAGAGCCAGATGTACCAAAGAGATTTTGGTCTGCCTTTACTAAAGTTCTGCCTTTACTACAGTCTCAGACCAATCCCACCAAATTCACCAACTTTttgctggaaaaggaaaaatactaccAGGGCATGTGACCAGGAACCAGAGGAGTACAAGAAGGTAGGGTTGCAACAAGTCCAGCTGCAGCAGGTCATACAGCATAGGGCATCAGTGTTGAATTGTGAATGTCCAAGCAATATGGACAGGTGATGTTGGTACTGAGGATACTTTTAGTGTATAGTGCTACTTGATACCAGTATTTTGCCTGTCATTAAGCAGGACACATTTCTCCCCACCCAACATGGCTTTTCTCTGTAGAGAAGAGAAGTAGAGCATGAATCATTGGGTTACTATTACTGTTTTAGTGCTAGAAACTCGTAGAGTGTTCTCTGCAGGATCCAGAGTTGAAGTGACTGCTTCAGGGGGACATCCTGAAGCAGAAATTCATATGACTCATGTCCTAGACCCCAAGTTCAAAGGAGTCCACAGAAATTATATCATACCATACGCTTACACCTTGTGCAGGGACGACATCATTGTGCAATACCTTATCCTGGAGCTTGCACAGCTAGATATCCAGTAGCTATGATGGTGATGGACAATAAATCACATCCAcactaataatttaaaaatatttacctgcCATAGATGCTTAAGTTCAATAGTTGCAACCCTCAAAACTATTCTGAGTGTGAATGTTCAGTTTAACAAGAGCAAGTTTCATTCTCCACACATGCATTACTGTACTTAAATGTATTTCCTAGGCTATTTCTAAAGAAGTGCTAGACAACAACAAAAGCCACTGGAAGAAAGTGAAGagagaatgaaagaaagagACTGAAGCACAGTCCAATTGGGACCGAAGAAAAACTGATAGTGAGCTTTGAAGTCATGCCatatctattttcttttcataaaagaaaaaagtccctgaaaatatttttccaatgTTATGCAATACAggtatttatttctgtaaaactcCACCATCTCAGGTTTAAAGTACAACCACTTGGGTGTTGCTCAAGAGACCTGTTTCCTTGGGGCAGCTAGCCAAGTCTGTGATCACTCTTGCAAATGTAAATACAAAGATTAAGAGAATTCAATATCCAGCTGAAAGCCTGGCACTCCCCTTGAGTACAAGAAATGCCAGTCAAATAATTAGTCAGGGTGGCACTGCAAGACTAAGTCTTC contains these protein-coding regions:
- the HS3ST1 gene encoding heparan sulfate glucosamine 3-O-sulfotransferase 1: MAAFLLGAVLLIVQPQIVPSRPAINSNAETSSQSVQRELLKKTSQKNDLKENIHSNGSCQQLPQTIIIGVRKGGTRALLEMLSLHPDIAAAESEVHFFDWEDHYRNGLQWYINQMPFSYPHQITVEKTPAYFTSPKVPERVYNMNQSMRLLLILRDPSERVLSDYTQVFYNHMQKHKPYPSIEQFLIKDGELNVDYKAINRSLYYIHMQNWLKYFPLDHIHIVDGDKLIKDPFPEIEKVERFLKLSPQINASNFYFNKTKGFYCLRDSGRERCLHESKGRAHPQVDTRLLEKLHEYFHEPNKKFFELVGRTFDWHSFVAS